Proteins encoded together in one Oenanthe melanoleuca isolate GR-GAL-2019-014 chromosome 7, OMel1.0, whole genome shotgun sequence window:
- the LYPD1 gene encoding ly6/PLAUR domain-containing protein 1, whose translation MRLFLLAATFWGLCLAPGSGLQIQCYQCEEFQLNNDCSSPEFIVNCTVNVQDMCQKEVMEKSFGIMYRKSCASSAACLIASAGYQSFCSPGKVNSVCISCCNTPLCNGPRPKRRGNSAVLPRAHLITTLLLLKFALLFLYC comes from the exons ATGCGGCTCTTCCTCCTCGCTGCAACTTTCTGGGGATTGTGCCTGGCGCCAG GTTCGGGTTTGCAAATACAGTGTTACCAGTGTGAGGAGTTCCAGCTAAATAATGACTGCTCCTCTCCAGAGTTCATCGTCAATTGTACAGTGAATGTTCAAGATATGTGTCAGAAAGAAGTAATGGAAAAAAGTTTTG GAATCATGTACCGCAAGTCCTGCGCCTCGTCGGCCGCGTGCCTGATCGCCTCTGCTGGGTACCAGTCCTTCTGCTCCCCCGGCAAGGTGAACTCCGTCTGCATCAGCTGCTGCAACACCCCGCTCTGCAACGGGCCCCGGCCCAAGAGGAGGGGCAACTCTGCTGTACTGCCAAGAGCACACCTGATAACCACTCTTCTGCTTCTTAAATTTGCTCTGTTGTTTTTGTACTGCTAA